One window of Botrimarina mediterranea genomic DNA carries:
- a CDS encoding prenyltransferase/squalene oxidase repeat-containing protein, producing MIVPAILRRRAAYTSVLAVLTVLGWGDRPCYAQLPVTMHGEAVPRDIREMYDRGLQYLAGSQNEDGDWGNGGYQGAGTTGMAVMAMLASGEDPNFGVYSVQLRKALRSMIRQQDASTGYFGNSMYHHGFATLALSEAYGAVDDRDLWPQGEGDRQRSIGEALELGVRASITSQKNNPTSAWRYSPNGNDADTSVSGAVLMGLLAARNAGIEVPDESVDSAIKYFANMTSENGMVGYSGGFGGGFDESIARISIATLVYAISRQKDLPEYEATLKHLSRNLEQTGAGHYQQYTDYYKAQALFQGDIEAWEKWNKLLVRRLRDSQQEDGSFSGQLGPETSTQLSLLALAVNYRFLPIYER from the coding sequence ATGATCGTTCCAGCGATCTTGCGGCGCCGCGCCGCCTACACTTCGGTCCTTGCGGTGCTCACCGTCCTTGGATGGGGCGACCGGCCTTGCTATGCACAGCTCCCGGTCACGATGCACGGGGAGGCCGTGCCCCGCGACATCCGCGAGATGTACGACCGCGGCCTCCAGTACCTGGCGGGCTCTCAGAACGAGGACGGCGACTGGGGGAACGGCGGCTACCAAGGGGCTGGCACGACCGGAATGGCGGTGATGGCGATGCTCGCCTCGGGCGAGGACCCCAACTTCGGCGTCTATAGCGTGCAGCTCCGCAAGGCGCTGCGCAGCATGATCCGCCAGCAGGACGCCTCCACCGGGTACTTCGGCAACAGCATGTACCACCACGGGTTCGCGACGCTCGCCCTTTCCGAGGCCTACGGCGCCGTCGACGACAGAGACCTCTGGCCCCAGGGGGAAGGAGACCGGCAACGGTCGATCGGCGAAGCCCTCGAGCTCGGGGTGCGCGCGTCGATCACGTCACAAAAGAACAACCCTACTTCCGCTTGGCGTTACTCACCCAACGGCAACGACGCAGACACCTCCGTGAGCGGCGCGGTGTTGATGGGCTTGCTGGCCGCTCGGAACGCGGGGATTGAGGTCCCCGACGAGTCGGTGGACAGCGCGATCAAGTATTTCGCGAACATGACCAGCGAGAACGGGATGGTCGGGTACTCGGGTGGTTTTGGGGGCGGCTTTGACGAATCGATCGCTCGCATATCCATCGCCACCCTTGTCTATGCAATCTCTCGGCAGAAGGACCTCCCAGAGTACGAGGCGACCCTCAAACATCTGTCGCGAAACCTCGAACAGACTGGGGCAGGGCATTACCAGCAGTACACCGATTACTACAAAGCGCAGGCCCTGTTCCAGGGCGACATCGAGGCCTGGGAGAAGTGGAACAAGCTGCTGGTGCGGCGGTTGCGAGACTCCCAGCAGGAGGACGGCAGCTTCAGCGGGCAACTAGGCCCAGAGACCAGCACGCAGCTCTCCCTGCTGGCGTTGGCGGTCAATTACCGCTTCCTTCCCATCTACGAACGGTGA
- a CDS encoding TlpA family protein disulfide reductase: protein MRRTNSLLLLGLMGIAIPISATSPTGSLFLTNGGQLSGEWRDNASADEVSWQPPFTNEPYAFPWGNVAYAQFPPPREAAAQPGAYRIDTTSGDVLVGDLVDVNPEWVTLAVNLGPRRGEEPIKVARASIRSITRTDGAGGRVYMGPDPLSEWTTGDGDAWRYSQGALSTSRHDAVAYRGMTLPEKALIEIEVSWKVKADFSLELGVPRYRGKAIGSQVGADEELANLAEKLALPMRGRVRQAPNRESSETTNAFRLETVSDYLVAVRETDEATNLTIIRKLDKGAGRVSLLLYLDQPQNRLVVTSLRKEQLAELSVDCGENPLESGVLLTNREGDIQLDKLYVSEWNGESPTTDRTDQPSVTLTDGKIVYGEVVGYQPDDKKLLFAKPPERHAPAEKDVEPDADASPAEEQPEETEEEGADETLTGDQTQPAAEPDSEEPDSEEPTSEETPNEVALDDIAYIYFALPQSPSAAPARPDNLLTVVSHEGLRITGVARGVANQELSLSSESLEQPLHLPLSEIRSVRTFAQPQPVEQKWSVPRLEVEGLQTSGELTGAEASPGGSCLLWRPQGSRNAVALRNDASGRIDFRLPKESKPDDPTLTPRRRQPNNGIFGAIGAIFSRKQATSTSRESHPTPSQPAMMYLRLGDKIPCKIDRIDEQGVFFSSPYSNADFATHENIKAIELVIRGVDGRLTSDRRDHLLTLPRMRAQNPPTHLLVSTRGDYVRCRLLRLTEKTADVEIGLEETQLDRSRIARIIWLDPPPDEDDEPTSKKAEELGAADQLRVQAVRRDGVRLTFRLQAFETPSEEEPAGASKDAAPALVGASDVLAACVVKLADIDVLLFGDRIEQAAAELSYQRWKMRHAIEPRDVIEGESEDVSAGFPLVGLQAPELQLPFFNQGDRKQRKEFKVVDYKGDVLILDFWASWCGPCMQAMPKLQQIGNDYADKGVHVVAVNLQDSAEEIRAALLRLKIEPTIALDRDGVAAQRYQVTGIPQTVLIDREGNVANVFVGGNFEEKLRNAIDAALAEAEDAP, encoded by the coding sequence GTGCGAAGGACCAACTCTCTATTGCTGCTCGGTCTGATGGGGATCGCGATACCCATTAGCGCCACCTCGCCGACCGGAAGCCTGTTCCTCACCAACGGCGGCCAACTCTCTGGAGAGTGGCGAGACAACGCTTCCGCCGACGAAGTCTCTTGGCAGCCCCCTTTCACGAACGAGCCTTACGCCTTTCCCTGGGGTAACGTCGCCTACGCCCAATTCCCGCCGCCACGCGAGGCGGCCGCTCAGCCCGGCGCCTACCGCATCGACACGACAAGCGGCGACGTGCTCGTTGGCGATCTTGTCGACGTGAACCCGGAGTGGGTCACCCTGGCCGTTAACCTCGGCCCCCGGCGTGGCGAGGAGCCAATCAAGGTCGCACGAGCGAGCATCCGCAGCATCACACGGACCGACGGCGCCGGAGGCCGGGTCTACATGGGCCCCGACCCGTTGTCTGAATGGACAACAGGCGACGGGGACGCGTGGCGTTACTCGCAAGGCGCGCTGTCAACTTCCCGCCACGACGCCGTCGCCTACAGGGGAATGACGCTCCCCGAGAAAGCGCTGATTGAGATCGAGGTCTCCTGGAAAGTCAAAGCGGACTTCTCACTCGAATTGGGCGTTCCTCGATACCGCGGAAAAGCAATCGGCTCGCAAGTCGGCGCCGACGAGGAACTCGCCAATCTCGCGGAGAAGCTTGCACTCCCGATGCGGGGCCGCGTGCGCCAGGCGCCGAATCGAGAGAGCTCGGAAACGACGAACGCCTTCCGACTCGAAACCGTCTCCGACTACCTGGTCGCCGTGCGCGAAACCGACGAAGCGACAAACCTGACCATCATCAGGAAACTCGATAAGGGCGCCGGACGCGTCAGCCTCCTGCTCTATCTCGACCAGCCCCAGAACCGCCTGGTAGTCACTTCACTCCGCAAGGAACAGCTCGCCGAACTGAGCGTGGATTGCGGCGAAAATCCGCTGGAGAGCGGCGTGCTGCTCACCAACCGGGAGGGCGACATCCAGCTTGACAAGCTTTATGTCAGCGAGTGGAACGGAGAGTCGCCAACCACAGATCGCACCGATCAGCCTTCCGTCACGTTGACCGACGGAAAGATCGTCTACGGCGAAGTTGTCGGCTACCAACCGGATGACAAGAAGCTGCTGTTCGCCAAGCCTCCGGAACGACATGCGCCTGCCGAGAAAGATGTCGAACCCGACGCCGACGCGAGCCCCGCCGAAGAGCAACCGGAGGAAACGGAAGAAGAGGGGGCCGACGAAACGCTCACAGGTGACCAAACGCAGCCCGCTGCTGAGCCTGACTCGGAGGAGCCTGACTCGGAGGAGCCTACCTCTGAGGAGACGCCCAACGAAGTCGCCCTCGACGACATCGCTTACATCTATTTTGCCTTGCCCCAAAGCCCAAGCGCGGCCCCGGCCCGCCCCGACAATCTGCTCACCGTCGTTTCACACGAAGGTCTGAGGATCACCGGCGTTGCGAGAGGGGTTGCAAACCAAGAATTGAGTCTTTCGTCCGAGAGCCTCGAGCAGCCGCTCCACCTTCCCCTCAGCGAGATCCGCAGCGTCCGGACCTTCGCCCAGCCTCAACCGGTCGAGCAGAAATGGTCGGTCCCTCGGCTCGAAGTCGAAGGATTGCAGACGTCGGGCGAACTCACGGGCGCCGAGGCTTCGCCGGGCGGCTCTTGCCTGCTGTGGCGACCCCAGGGGAGTCGCAACGCCGTGGCGTTACGTAACGACGCCTCTGGCCGGATCGACTTTCGGCTGCCCAAAGAGTCCAAGCCCGACGACCCCACGCTCACGCCAAGGAGGCGGCAGCCGAACAATGGCATCTTCGGAGCGATCGGCGCCATCTTTTCCAGAAAGCAGGCGACGTCAACGTCAAGAGAGTCGCACCCTACGCCGTCCCAACCGGCGATGATGTACCTGCGGCTCGGCGACAAGATCCCTTGCAAGATTGACCGGATCGACGAGCAAGGCGTCTTCTTCAGTTCTCCCTACTCGAACGCCGACTTCGCAACCCATGAAAACATCAAAGCGATCGAACTCGTCATCCGCGGCGTCGATGGCCGGCTGACCTCGGATCGAAGGGACCATCTGCTCACGCTCCCCCGCATGCGAGCGCAGAATCCTCCGACGCATTTGCTGGTGTCGACACGAGGCGACTACGTCCGTTGCCGGTTGCTGAGGCTCACGGAGAAGACTGCGGACGTCGAGATTGGACTCGAGGAAACCCAGCTTGACCGATCCCGTATCGCACGGATCATCTGGCTTGATCCGCCGCCGGACGAAGACGACGAGCCAACAAGCAAGAAGGCCGAAGAGTTGGGTGCGGCAGATCAGCTCCGGGTCCAAGCGGTGCGCCGCGACGGCGTGCGTCTAACCTTCCGCCTCCAAGCGTTCGAGACCCCGTCCGAGGAGGAGCCAGCGGGAGCCTCCAAAGACGCCGCCCCCGCGCTGGTCGGCGCCAGCGACGTGCTCGCCGCTTGCGTGGTGAAGCTGGCGGATATCGACGTGTTGCTGTTCGGCGACCGCATCGAGCAGGCGGCCGCCGAGCTGTCCTACCAGCGTTGGAAGATGCGTCACGCCATCGAGCCTCGCGACGTCATCGAAGGCGAATCCGAAGACGTGTCCGCAGGGTTCCCACTCGTTGGTCTACAGGCGCCCGAGCTGCAGCTCCCCTTCTTCAACCAAGGCGACCGGAAGCAAAGGAAAGAGTTCAAGGTCGTCGACTACAAGGGGGACGTCCTGATTCTCGACTTCTGGGCCAGTTGGTGCGGCCCCTGCATGCAGGCGATGCCGAAGCTACAGCAAATAGGCAACGATTACGCGGACAAGGGCGTTCATGTCGTCGCCGTCAACTTGCAGGACAGCGCGGAGGAGATCCGCGCCGCGTTGCTCCGATTGAAGATCGAGCCAACTATCGCGTTGGACCGTGACGGCGTCGCCGCCCAACGCTACCAGGTGACGGGCATCCCTCAGACCGTACTGATCGACCGCGAGGGAAACGTGGCGAACGTCTTCGTCGGCGGGAACTTTGAAGAGAAACTCCGCAACGCCATCGATGCCGCCCTGGCAGAAGCTGAGGACGCCCCTTGA